A window of Mixophyes fleayi isolate aMixFle1 chromosome 10, aMixFle1.hap1, whole genome shotgun sequence contains these coding sequences:
- the APIP gene encoding methylthioribulose-1-phosphate dehydratase, with translation MYYCNGDNCNQTDNAKDKGHPRNLIPELCRQFYNLGWVTGTGGGVSIKCGDEIYIAPSGVQKERIQPDDLFICDIDERDISCPPPYKNLKKSQCTPLFMNAYTMRGAGSVIHTHSKAAVLVTLLFPGKEFRITHQEMIKGIKKCSTGGYYRYDDMLVVPIVENTPEEKDLKDSMARAMTEYPDSCAVLVRRHGVYVWGDTWEKAKTMCECYDYLFDIAVQMKQLGLDPASLPVEEKGIV, from the exons ATGTATTACTGCAATGGTGATAATTGCAACCAGACTGACAATGCCAAG gacAAAGGACAcccaaggaacttgatcccagaGCTGTGCAGACAGTTTTATAACTTGGGATGGGTAACAGGGACTGGAGGTGGAGTCAGCATTAAATGCGG GGATGAAATTTACATCGCCCCATCCGGAGTCCAGAAAGAAAGGATTCAG ccGGACGATCTGTTCATCTGCGATATTGACGAGCGAGATATCAGCTGCCCCCCACCTTATAAGAATCTGAAGAAGAGTCAGTGCACCCCTCTGTTTATGAACGCTTACACCATGAGAG GAGCTGGTTCTGTGATCCACACTCACTCCAAGGCTGCCGTTCTGGTCACTCTCCTGTTTCCGGGGAAAGAATTTCGGATCACACACCAAGAAATGATCAAAGGGATTAAGAAGTGCAGCACCGGGGGATATTACAG ATACGATGACATGTTGGTGGTCCCCATCGTAGAAAACACCCCCGAAGAAAAAGACCTGAAAGACTCCATGGCGAGGGCTATGACGGAGTATCCGGACTCCTGCGCGGTGCTGGTCCGTCGCCACGGGGTCTACGTCTGGGGAGACACATGGGAGAAGGCAAagactat GTGCGAGTGTTACGACTACCTGTTCGACATTGCAGTGCAGATGAAACAGCTGGGACTGGATCCCGCTTCTCTCCCCGTTGAAGAGAAAGGAATTGTttaa